The Alphaproteobacteria bacterium genome has a segment encoding these proteins:
- a CDS encoding phosphomannomutase/phosphoglucomutase, translating to MKHQFHPSILRAYDVRGIAGDTLNPIDAYHLGRLFATKIYQESGRCRICVGLDGRLSSPRMEEELVKGLMASGAEVIRVGLGPSPMLYFSVRELKADGGVMVTGSHNPGHHNGLKFSRATAPFYGEDIQDFQLRLREGDVRQASGSVSFEDVQETYVETLASVLAGRDLPFSVAWDPGSGAAGEVVEALIEQLPGGHVAINTVIDGTFPAHHPDPSVAENLAQLIETVQANQCDIGLAFDGDGDRIGAVDASGRILWGDQIMLLLAQDLLKKHPGAAIIGDVKCSQVVFEGIEKAGGRAIIYKTGHSLIKHKMKEESALFAGEMSGHIFFADEYFGYDDGIYAGVRLLRAIADSGKSFKDMIDAIPETFSTLEHRVPCESDKAEALVSNIKQMIHGRPGHSVLDIDGIRVTTPDGWWLVRASNTQPVIVWRAEGKSKEALERLEDEVRGLLEEGCSV from the coding sequence ATGAAACACCAATTCCATCCTTCTATTTTACGCGCTTATGATGTCCGGGGAATCGCTGGCGATACGCTGAACCCAATCGATGCCTATCATCTGGGGCGTTTATTTGCGACCAAGATTTATCAAGAAAGCGGGCGTTGCCGTATCTGTGTGGGATTAGATGGTAGGCTTTCCTCACCTAGAATGGAAGAAGAGCTGGTGAAAGGGTTGATGGCATCTGGCGCTGAAGTAATTCGGGTAGGGCTGGGACCATCGCCCATGCTATATTTTTCGGTTCGTGAATTAAAAGCTGATGGTGGTGTGATGGTGACTGGCTCGCATAATCCAGGGCACCATAATGGTTTAAAATTTTCGCGTGCGACCGCTCCTTTTTACGGGGAGGATATCCAGGATTTTCAACTGCGCCTGAGAGAGGGTGATGTGCGGCAGGCGTCTGGAAGTGTGTCATTTGAAGACGTTCAGGAAACGTATGTAGAAACACTGGCTTCGGTACTTGCAGGACGTGATCTGCCTTTTTCGGTCGCATGGGATCCAGGCAGTGGTGCTGCGGGTGAGGTGGTTGAAGCACTCATCGAGCAGCTGCCCGGTGGACATGTGGCTATTAATACCGTGATTGACGGCACATTTCCCGCGCATCATCCTGATCCTTCTGTTGCTGAAAATTTAGCACAGCTTATTGAAACCGTACAAGCTAACCAATGCGACATTGGCCTGGCTTTTGATGGTGATGGCGACCGTATCGGTGCGGTAGATGCCAGTGGCCGCATTTTATGGGGCGACCAAATTATGCTACTGCTTGCCCAGGATTTATTAAAGAAACACCCTGGCGCTGCCATTATTGGCGATGTTAAATGTTCACAGGTTGTCTTTGAAGGCATTGAAAAAGCAGGCGGCCGTGCCATTATTTATAAAACGGGCCATTCACTGATCAAACACAAAATGAAAGAAGAATCAGCCCTCTTTGCCGGCGAAATGAGCGGCCATATCTTTTTTGCCGATGAATATTTTGGTTATGACGATGGTATTTATGCCGGGGTACGCCTATTGCGTGCTATTGCCGATAGCGGTAAAAGCTTTAAAGACATGATCGATGCCATTCCCGAAACCTTCAGCACCCTGGAGCACCGAGTTCCCTGCGAAAGCGATAAAGCCGAAGCATTGGTCAGTAACATTAAACAAATGATCCACGGTCGACCTGGCCATTCTGTATTAGATATCGATGGCATCCGCGTGACAACGCCTGATGGCTGGTGGCTGGTGCGGGCGTCAAACACACAACCAGTGATTGTCTGGCGTGCAGAAGGCAAAAGTAAAGAAGCCCTCGAACGGTTAGAGGACGAGGTGAGGGGATTATTAGAGGAAGGATGCTCCGTTTGA
- a CDS encoding gamma-glutamyl-gamma-aminobutyrate hydrolase family protein, protein MTDIIIGITTPNVRTENAIRKWGATPLIIDSASLIAGQALHGIIIPGNRYDVPPRLYGQEIHPQTQLDVSTERLDFEIAVINHAYKQQIPLLAICGGAQLLNVVLGGTLIQHIPDIKNAQVDHRQPAGTLQDPSHSISVLESSRRLRKSAISKAYVNSDHHQAIDELGKDLAVIAVAEDGVIEGVEHMHHPFMMGLQWHPEYFSSVLDEPLFDAFVDAAFIASLSKRLAA, encoded by the coding sequence GTGACAGACATTATTATTGGTATCACCACACCAAATGTACGCACTGAAAATGCAATCCGTAAATGGGGGGCAACACCTCTTATTATCGATTCTGCATCGCTTATTGCTGGTCAAGCCTTACATGGTATCATTATCCCAGGAAACCGCTATGACGTCCCTCCTCGCTTATATGGTCAGGAAATTCATCCTCAGACCCAATTAGATGTCTCAACTGAGCGCCTCGATTTTGAAATCGCTGTTATCAACCATGCGTATAAGCAGCAGATACCTCTGCTTGCTATTTGTGGGGGAGCTCAATTATTGAATGTGGTCTTAGGTGGAACCCTCATACAGCATATACCTGATATTAAAAACGCTCAGGTTGACCATCGTCAGCCAGCGGGAACGCTTCAAGATCCTAGCCATTCCATATCTGTTTTGGAATCAAGCCGACGTTTGAGAAAGAGCGCTATTAGCAAAGCCTATGTCAATAGTGACCATCATCAAGCCATTGACGAACTAGGCAAAGACCTTGCTGTCATTGCGGTTGCTGAAGATGGTGTGATTGAAGGTGTAGAACATATGCACCATCCATTTATGATGGGACTGCAGTGGCATCCTGAATATTTTTCTTCAGTGCTCGATGAACCTCTTTTTGATGCTTTTGTTGATGCAGCCTTTATTGCTTCACTCTCAAAACGTTTAGCTGCTTAG
- a CDS encoding calcium-binding protein has protein sequence MFKKKPSNSSNSGSNHNSNHNSNHNSNSHSSNESADQSSTTTNTVTSADNSATGYRTVNLDKHITMIGDSGHLPTSKGYIDVNDLKKHPEIHHLSDLPLHNGNYTWTQNDTIRGTDVTDVIKGATGDDSLTGNGGDDSLYGGDGNDILNGNVGNDYLSGGKGNDTLIGGAGADLLKGGDGNDVFAFSSAVDATTKSEDKIKDFTHGVDKIDLSETHISSFADLHIADKSGTAVITDSANDFKLTVTHTGTLDARDFIFHTTPQPNPDPTATTGDDHLSSVGHTSIDLLAGNDTYTSAVGTDMITGNDGNDFITSSAGGDTINGNKGGDTLVGSGAIADFTRGGQDNDLINYSQSTAHNVLFGDMGSDTIMAGSGNDTVFGGDGEDVLMGGSGHNLIQGDAGNDFMLGGAGNDTLLGQTGNDTIIGGAGADNLTGGEGNDLFIFNATTDSTTTASDIIHFVHGEDKIDLSHFSEQLSFSDLTFVTENGVTTVTDTHSNFSFKVEHTAAAATTASVLDSSDFIF, from the coding sequence GTGTTTAAGAAAAAGCCAAGCAATAGTTCAAACAGTGGTTCAAACCATAATTCGAATCATAACTCAAATCATAACTCAAATAGCCATTCAAGTAACGAATCTGCTGACCAGAGCTCAACCACAACGAACACAGTAACCAGTGCGGACAATTCTGCGACCGGTTATCGTACGGTTAATCTAGATAAACATATTACTATGATTGGTGACAGTGGGCATTTGCCTACATCAAAAGGTTATATTGATGTAAATGATCTAAAAAAACATCCCGAAATTCACCATCTCAGTGACCTTCCTCTTCACAACGGTAATTATACCTGGACGCAAAATGATACGATACGCGGTACAGATGTAACCGATGTCATCAAGGGAGCTACAGGTGACGACTCCCTGACTGGAAATGGTGGCGACGATTCCTTGTATGGCGGAGACGGAAATGACATTCTAAATGGTAATGTTGGAAATGATTATCTATCCGGTGGTAAGGGGAATGATACCCTGATTGGTGGAGCTGGTGCTGATCTACTAAAAGGAGGAGATGGAAATGATGTGTTTGCGTTTTCGTCTGCTGTGGATGCAACAACAAAATCAGAGGATAAGATTAAAGATTTTACCCATGGAGTTGATAAAATAGATTTATCTGAAACGCATATTTCGTCATTTGCTGATCTACATATCGCTGATAAATCGGGTACTGCTGTGATTACCGATAGCGCAAATGATTTTAAACTGACTGTCACTCATACTGGCACATTAGATGCAAGAGACTTCATATTCCATACAACCCCACAACCCAATCCGGATCCTACGGCAACGACTGGTGATGATCATCTTTCAAGTGTCGGTCATACAAGTATCGATCTTCTTGCGGGAAATGATACTTATACCAGTGCAGTTGGTACGGACATGATTACGGGTAATGATGGTAATGATTTTATTACCTCAAGTGCTGGCGGTGATACCATCAATGGCAATAAAGGCGGAGACACGCTTGTTGGTTCTGGAGCTATTGCAGACTTCACGCGTGGCGGTCAAGATAATGACTTAATCAACTATTCACAGTCAACGGCACATAACGTGTTATTCGGCGATATGGGCAGTGACACTATTATGGCTGGATCAGGCAATGATACGGTTTTTGGCGGTGATGGCGAAGATGTGTTGATGGGTGGTAGTGGTCATAACCTTATCCAAGGCGATGCTGGCAATGATTTTATGCTTGGCGGCGCTGGTAATGATACATTATTGGGCCAGACAGGCAATGATACCATCATTGGTGGAGCAGGTGCCGACAATTTAACTGGTGGTGAGGGAAATGATCTATTTATCTTTAATGCAACAACCGACTCAACCACTACAGCTTCAGACATTATTCACTTTGTTCATGGTGAAGATAAAATTGATTTGTCACATTTTAGTGAGCAATTGAGTTTTAGTGATCTTACCTTTGTTACAGAAAATGGTGTAACAACAGTTACGGACACGCATTCAAACTTCTCGTTTAAAGTGGAGCATACAGCAGCAGCGGCTACAACAGCTTCTGTACTGGATAGCTCAGATTTCATTTTCTAG
- a CDS encoding Y-family DNA polymerase, whose translation MFALLDCNNFFVSCERVFAPHLWNRPVLVLSNNDGCVISRSKEVKDLGIAMGAPFFKVREQCQKHQVEVFSSNFELYGDMSARVMSIIGKVAPDHEIYSIDEAFLHLATIPTSDHETFCQTLREQVKDWTGIPVSIGIAPTKVLCKIANMIAKKYTVSGVFDLSSPSLQERILSGFPVGDIWGIGSKLSKKLEAMGIYTAKDLRDANRNIIRSCLSVVGLRIVDELRGISCLGLEEIEPKKQIMASRSFGKPVTECHELEEAIACYVTSAAMRLRSQQSITGAMYVYIRTNHFQTTDKSYAKGVMWPLPIATDYTPDLISMAKQMVRHLYLKGYRYQKAGVVLLDLVDAASLQYNLFAPPTDSKHSQLMPVMDGLNRRFGKKTIHFLATGFKKNWRARQDSQSPRYTTRWDELPSVN comes from the coding sequence ATGTTTGCCTTACTCGACTGTAATAATTTTTTCGTCTCGTGCGAACGCGTCTTTGCTCCACACCTGTGGAACAGGCCGGTGTTGGTGCTATCCAACAATGATGGTTGCGTGATTTCACGGTCTAAGGAAGTAAAAGATCTTGGTATTGCGATGGGAGCACCATTTTTTAAAGTGCGTGAACAATGCCAGAAGCACCAGGTTGAAGTGTTTTCCAGTAATTTTGAGTTATACGGCGATATGTCAGCGCGGGTTATGTCGATTATAGGGAAGGTAGCACCCGATCATGAAATCTATTCCATTGATGAGGCTTTCCTTCATTTAGCAACGATCCCAACCAGCGATCATGAAACCTTTTGCCAAACCTTGCGTGAGCAGGTGAAGGACTGGACAGGCATTCCCGTAAGTATCGGCATTGCCCCGACCAAGGTTCTTTGCAAAATAGCCAATATGATTGCCAAAAAATATACGGTCTCTGGAGTCTTTGATCTCTCCAGTCCCAGCCTGCAAGAACGCATCCTGAGCGGCTTTCCTGTAGGTGATATTTGGGGTATCGGCTCTAAGCTTTCTAAAAAACTCGAAGCCATGGGTATTTATACCGCCAAAGATTTACGTGATGCCAACCGTAACATTATCCGGAGCTGCCTGTCTGTCGTTGGTTTGCGGATTGTCGATGAATTACGCGGCATCAGCTGCCTGGGGCTGGAAGAAATTGAGCCTAAAAAGCAAATTATGGCCAGCCGCTCGTTTGGAAAACCCGTCACAGAGTGCCATGAGTTGGAGGAGGCAATCGCCTGTTATGTCACCAGCGCTGCTATGCGGCTACGCAGCCAGCAAAGCATTACAGGTGCCATGTATGTGTATATTCGGACCAATCACTTTCAAACAACGGATAAATCCTATGCCAAAGGAGTGATGTGGCCTCTTCCTATTGCTACCGACTATACCCCTGATCTTATCAGTATGGCGAAGCAGATGGTGCGCCATTTATACCTCAAAGGATACCGCTATCAAAAAGCAGGGGTTGTGCTTCTGGATTTAGTGGATGCAGCTTCTTTACAGTATAATCTGTTTGCTCCTCCAACCGATTCAAAGCACAGCCAGCTCATGCCCGTTATGGATGGTCTCAATCGCCGGTTTGGTAAGAAAACAATCCATTTTCTAGCTACCGGTTTTAAAAAAAACTGGCGGGCGAGGCAAGACAGCCAAAGCCCCCGCTACACCACCCGTTGGGATGAACTACCATCGGTGAATTAA
- a CDS encoding SDR family NAD(P)-dependent oxidoreductase, with product MKNPKVILITGASSGLGAELAIQYAKPGVTLLLTARNIERLEPIMDRCRAQGANVEFKIIDVCDEAALEDWICTMDTQFTIDTVIANAGISAGSGQFGEDESQVKRIFHTNVLGLMHTIHPLIPRMQQRKRGQIGIISSLSGYRGLPSAPAYSASKAAVKVYGEALRGWLSKDNVGVTVITPGYIKTPMTDVNEFPMPFLVPVEKAATTIIKGLACNKSRLAFPYPLYMIIWFLSSLPPAWTDWIFRSLPSKNTDTTASPKDKQHSL from the coding sequence ATGAAAAATCCTAAGGTTATTCTCATCACCGGAGCCAGTAGCGGATTGGGGGCAGAGCTTGCCATACAATACGCAAAACCGGGGGTAACATTACTGCTGACAGCCCGAAATATCGAACGTTTAGAGCCTATCATGGATCGATGCCGGGCACAAGGTGCAAACGTTGAGTTTAAGATTATTGATGTATGCGACGAAGCTGCCCTCGAAGATTGGATATGCACGATGGACACACAATTCACAATTGATACGGTGATTGCCAATGCTGGTATTTCTGCTGGCAGCGGACAATTTGGCGAGGATGAATCCCAGGTCAAGCGTATCTTTCACACCAACGTCTTAGGCCTGATGCACACCATTCACCCGCTTATTCCTCGCATGCAGCAGCGCAAGCGAGGGCAGATAGGTATCATCAGCTCCCTTTCCGGATACAGGGGCTTACCAAGCGCTCCCGCGTATTCTGCCAGCAAAGCCGCAGTCAAAGTCTATGGCGAAGCGTTAAGAGGGTGGTTAAGCAAAGACAACGTAGGCGTGACTGTGATTACTCCAGGCTATATCAAGACTCCCATGACCGATGTGAATGAATTTCCCATGCCCTTTCTTGTTCCGGTTGAAAAGGCAGCAACCACCATTATAAAGGGACTGGCATGTAATAAATCGCGCCTGGCGTTTCCGTACCCACTGTATATGATTATATGGTTCCTCAGTAGTTTACCTCCTGCTTGGACGGATTGGATATTTCGTTCGCTTCCTTCTAAAAATACGGATACAACTGCATCACCCAAAGATAAACAACATTCACTTTAA
- a CDS encoding magnesium transporter CorA family protein — protein MDVFSVNQQVLSRSFIEPPYSFPENIVWIDLLQPTPEEIHAVEKFLNIDLPTSEEMGQIEVSNRLFQEGKSVYMTTSTLMKAYSHEPEIRPISFVIVGNTLVTIRYVESTPFKDFMSHTSRLSPNQYHAVYIFIALVGALTNRLADILERIGHDVDMINRKMFRHSTLEHKQKIDFQEILWEIGRSGDLISKVRETLVSINRMAVYFSQVAATIGGTFDDNTLLQTEIHDLQSLLDHASFLTSKLNFILDATLGKINIEQNVIIKIFSLAAVIFLPPTLVASTYGMNFKLIPELDFKFGYPMALGFMVLSAVITYQFFKRKGWL, from the coding sequence ATGGATGTTTTCAGCGTTAACCAGCAAGTTTTAAGCCGTTCGTTTATCGAGCCACCTTATTCGTTTCCAGAAAATATCGTGTGGATTGATCTCTTGCAGCCTACGCCTGAAGAAATACACGCCGTTGAAAAATTTCTTAATATCGATCTTCCTACCTCCGAAGAAATGGGGCAGATAGAAGTATCTAATCGCTTGTTTCAAGAAGGTAAATCGGTGTATATGACCACGAGTACCTTGATGAAAGCCTATTCCCACGAACCAGAAATTCGCCCAATTTCATTTGTTATTGTCGGCAATACACTGGTAACGATCCGTTACGTAGAATCGACCCCCTTCAAGGATTTCATGTCCCATACATCCCGTTTGTCGCCCAACCAATACCATGCGGTTTATATTTTTATCGCCTTGGTTGGTGCGCTCACAAACCGTCTGGCAGATATTTTAGAACGGATTGGGCACGACGTGGATATGATTAACCGTAAAATGTTCAGGCATTCTACCCTTGAGCATAAGCAGAAAATTGATTTCCAAGAAATCCTCTGGGAAATTGGCCGCAGTGGGGATTTAATTTCTAAAGTACGTGAAACGTTGGTTAGCATCAATCGTATGGCCGTTTATTTTAGCCAGGTTGCCGCGACAATCGGTGGGACATTTGACGACAATACCTTGTTACAGACAGAAATCCATGATCTGCAGTCACTGCTGGATCACGCCAGTTTTTTAACCAGCAAATTGAATTTTATTTTAGACGCCACGTTGGGCAAGATTAATATCGAGCAGAACGTCATCATCAAAATTTTCTCACTTGCTGCCGTTATTTTCCTGCCCCCGACTTTGGTCGCCAGTACGTATGGTATGAATTTTAAATTGATTCCTGAATTGGATTTTAAATTTGGTTACCCTATGGCGTTAGGTTTCATGGTATTATCGGCGGTAATAACCTACCAGTTTTTTAAGCGTAAAGGCTGGCTGTAA
- the parC gene encoding DNA topoisomerase IV subunit A — protein MTEPAIENIQPVAFTDALSERYLSYAMSTIMSRSLPDVRDGLKPVHRRLLYAMLQLKLKPDSGFKKCARVVGDVIGKYHPHGDVAVYDTMVRLAQSFSVRYPLVEGQGNFGSIDGDNAAAMRYTEARLTEVAMAMLDSIEEDTVDFRDTYDGSEQEPVLLPAGFPNLLANGSEGIAVGMATSIPPHNVAELADALIHLIKHPAASIETLVGIVKGPDFPTGGVIVESHDALIKVYESGRGSIRVRAQWEKEELSHGLYQIVITEIPYQVQKSRLIEKLASLFKAKRLSLLGNIRDESSDKIRIILEPRSRSVDPQMLMESVFKLTELENRFNLNMNVLGSDGVPRVMDLREVLQEYLDHRMNVLVRKANNRLRHIDHRLEVLGGLLIAYLNLDEVIRIIREEEEPKQVMMAKWGLSDVQVEAILNMRLRSLKKLEEMEIRREHDALSAEKDSLITLLGDEALRWQMITKETKKLRDTFGSNTELGKRRTIFAEAPTGDKVLSIEAFVEKEAITILYSEKGWIRAIKGHSADTNDIKYKEGDQECFVVKTYTTDYLLVFSSDGRFHTIQCDRIQKGKGYGEPLRLLVDIPDTEVPISMFPYQEDMKVMVASEGGKGFVVPATELLAQTKNGKQILVLGEGDRALVARPLEGNRIAVIGTNRKMLIFETAELPEMKRGQGVKLQQYKQAHLSDMISFNVENGLSWRLGDRTRTETDLTAWFGKRGTQGRMPPVGFPRDNKF, from the coding sequence ATGACCGAACCAGCTATCGAGAATATTCAGCCCGTCGCCTTTACTGATGCGCTGAGTGAGCGTTATCTTTCTTATGCCATGTCTACGATTATGTCACGCTCATTACCAGATGTTCGGGATGGACTAAAACCAGTTCACCGCAGGCTACTTTACGCCATGCTCCAACTTAAACTTAAACCTGATAGCGGCTTTAAGAAATGCGCACGTGTGGTCGGTGACGTCATCGGTAAATACCATCCGCATGGTGACGTTGCTGTGTACGATACCATGGTTAGGTTAGCGCAAAGTTTCTCGGTTCGTTATCCACTGGTTGAAGGCCAGGGCAACTTTGGCTCAATTGATGGTGACAATGCAGCCGCCATGCGTTATACCGAGGCACGCCTTACGGAAGTAGCCATGGCTATGCTTGATAGCATTGAAGAAGATACCGTTGATTTCCGTGATACTTACGATGGTTCGGAACAAGAACCCGTATTGCTGCCTGCTGGTTTTCCTAATTTATTGGCAAATGGTTCGGAAGGGATTGCCGTGGGAATGGCAACGTCGATTCCTCCGCATAACGTAGCCGAGCTGGCAGATGCGCTGATTCATTTAATTAAACATCCTGCTGCTTCAATTGAAACATTGGTTGGCATTGTTAAAGGGCCTGATTTTCCAACAGGTGGCGTAATTGTCGAATCGCATGATGCACTGATTAAAGTGTATGAATCGGGCAGGGGGTCTATCCGCGTCCGCGCCCAATGGGAAAAAGAAGAATTAAGCCACGGCCTATACCAGATTGTTATTACCGAAATCCCCTATCAGGTTCAAAAATCCCGTTTAATTGAAAAGCTTGCTTCGCTCTTTAAAGCTAAAAGATTAAGTTTGCTTGGCAATATCCGTGATGAATCCTCCGATAAAATCCGTATCATTTTAGAACCACGCAGCCGCTCGGTTGATCCACAGATGCTGATGGAATCGGTATTCAAACTAACGGAACTTGAAAACCGCTTTAACCTCAACATGAACGTGTTGGGTTCAGATGGTGTGCCACGGGTGATGGATTTAAGGGAAGTGCTACAGGAATATCTCGACCACCGCATGAATGTGCTGGTGCGCAAAGCCAATAACCGTCTACGCCATATTGACCACCGCCTGGAAGTGTTGGGTGGATTGCTGATCGCTTATCTTAATCTGGATGAAGTTATTCGCATTATCCGTGAGGAAGAAGAACCCAAACAAGTGATGATGGCCAAATGGGGGCTTTCCGATGTCCAGGTAGAAGCCATTTTGAATATGCGCCTGCGTTCCTTGAAAAAATTAGAGGAAATGGAAATCCGCCGCGAGCATGACGCGCTTTCTGCTGAAAAGGACTCATTGATCACATTATTAGGTGACGAAGCCCTGCGCTGGCAGATGATTACCAAAGAGACCAAAAAACTTCGCGATACCTTTGGTTCCAATACCGAGCTTGGCAAACGCCGGACTATTTTTGCCGAAGCTCCAACAGGAGATAAAGTTTTATCCATTGAAGCTTTTGTTGAAAAAGAAGCCATTACCATTCTCTATTCAGAGAAAGGTTGGATTCGCGCTATCAAAGGACATTCTGCAGATACCAATGATATTAAATATAAGGAAGGTGACCAGGAATGTTTTGTGGTCAAAACCTATACCACTGATTATTTGTTAGTCTTTTCGAGTGATGGGCGGTTCCACACGATCCAGTGTGACCGTATTCAAAAAGGCAAGGGCTATGGCGAACCATTACGATTATTGGTCGATATCCCCGATACAGAAGTGCCTATCAGCATGTTCCCTTATCAGGAAGATATGAAAGTAATGGTAGCCTCAGAAGGTGGAAAAGGATTTGTAGTGCCTGCGACTGAGTTGCTGGCACAAACGAAAAATGGTAAGCAGATTCTGGTTCTGGGCGAAGGCGACCGCGCATTGGTTGCACGCCCATTAGAAGGTAACCGTATTGCGGTTATTGGCACTAACCGTAAAATGCTAATTTTTGAAACAGCTGAATTACCAGAAATGAAACGCGGCCAGGGGGTTAAACTCCAGCAATATAAACAAGCACATTTAAGTGATATGATTAGCTTTAATGTAGAAAATGGCTTAAGCTGGCGTCTCGGTGACCGCACCCGTACAGAAACCGACCTTACCGCCTGGTTTGGTAAACGCGGCACACAAGGACGCATGCCTCCAGTTGGTTTTCCTCGCGATAACAAGTTTTAA
- a CDS encoding GNAT family N-acetyltransferase: MKFLPHDFIIKPKLWMNPLTHEIWRLMPIQKANGTLSYRGACYESIGTIDPIEIHFMEQTVPLTYTKRPFPSDDFKIVPLVIEGISRTHPKDAVMISRYQFFCLYEAVASSASWWPMCDLQWNVHNLFEYLELYGLYYKKMLVGFGALQRYQHPFEISKLMYLGMIPAYQNTGLGGMLFESIMQKAWQAHTQKVILDTVPQYDLMKDGTPAADYYKRKGFVLVETHLCSQDDTIQPNQLNLPKFYANHPAYYESYLLQRLILAFHC; the protein is encoded by the coding sequence ATGAAGTTTTTACCGCATGATTTTATCATTAAACCTAAATTATGGATGAATCCCTTAACCCATGAAATCTGGCGTTTAATGCCTATTCAGAAAGCGAATGGAACCCTCTCTTATCGTGGTGCATGCTACGAGTCGATTGGTACCATCGACCCTATTGAAATTCATTTTATGGAACAGACGGTTCCGCTGACATATACTAAACGTCCCTTCCCTTCAGACGATTTTAAAATAGTTCCTTTGGTTATAGAAGGTATTAGCCGTACCCACCCTAAGGATGCGGTCATGATCAGCCGTTATCAATTTTTCTGTCTTTATGAAGCCGTTGCTTCCAGTGCATCATGGTGGCCTATGTGTGACTTGCAGTGGAATGTTCATAATTTGTTTGAATATCTTGAATTGTATGGTTTATATTATAAGAAAATGCTCGTTGGATTTGGTGCTCTTCAGCGATATCAGCATCCATTTGAAATAAGCAAATTGATGTATCTGGGGATGATCCCCGCTTACCAGAATACTGGATTAGGTGGAATGTTGTTTGAGTCGATTATGCAAAAAGCATGGCAAGCCCATACGCAAAAAGTGATTTTAGATACGGTGCCTCAGTATGATCTCATGAAAGACGGCACTCCAGCAGCTGACTATTATAAGCGCAAAGGGTTTGTCTTGGTTGAAACACATCTCTGTTCTCAGGATGACACCATTCAGCCTAATCAATTGAACCTTCCTAAATTTTATGCCAATCACCCTGCCTACTATGAAAGCTATCTGCTCCAAAGGCTGATCTTGGCTTTTCATTGTTAA
- a CDS encoding M48 family metallopeptidase codes for MNLVKPSPILNESGTLTLGSLDVPYQIKRSAKRRRTMGMRIHNQTILLLAPLKTPTKTLLEFAQSRQQWIIKQLDRQESTSALFNHFHDGQVIYVLGDAKRLFIDDSETHPPGCEVNETRLHVFIIPTLDADERHYRIWKEITTWFRHQAHDILKQRLDHWSKIMNVKYSSFQLSSAKSYWGLCTRHNQIKLNWKLVMTPLPVMDYVIIHELAHISQKNHSPRFWAIVARYVPDYKAKRKDLRDGPYTRGIKVM; via the coding sequence ATGAATTTAGTTAAACCTTCCCCCATCCTCAACGAATCTGGCACCTTAACGCTAGGTAGCCTTGATGTTCCTTATCAAATCAAACGTTCTGCTAAACGCAGACGGACAATGGGAATGCGGATTCATAACCAGACAATCCTCCTGCTTGCACCGCTTAAAACGCCAACCAAAACATTATTGGAATTTGCGCAAAGCCGTCAACAGTGGATCATTAAGCAATTAGATCGGCAAGAATCAACCTCAGCCCTGTTTAATCATTTTCACGACGGACAGGTCATTTATGTTCTCGGAGATGCCAAGCGACTCTTCATTGACGACAGCGAAACCCACCCTCCCGGCTGTGAAGTAAATGAAACCCGTCTCCATGTTTTCATTATACCAACCTTGGATGCAGATGAACGCCATTACCGCATTTGGAAAGAAATAACCACGTGGTTTCGGCACCAGGCTCACGACATTTTAAAACAGCGACTTGATCATTGGAGTAAAATTATGAATGTAAAATACTCCTCATTTCAATTATCAAGCGCTAAAAGTTACTGGGGGCTTTGCACGCGCCATAATCAAATTAAACTCAATTGGAAATTAGTGATGACCCCTCTTCCCGTCATGGATTATGTCATTATTCATGAGTTGGCTCATATTTCTCAAAAGAACCATTCCCCTAGATTTTGGGCGATTGTTGCACGTTATGTTCCCGATTATAAAGCAAAACGCAAGGACTTACGTGATGGCCCTTATACCAGAGGAATCAAGGTTATGTAG